TGCGAATAAGATGATTTGTGGAGGACATGGACAGCTAAAGAAAGATATGAACAAGAGCGGTTCCAAGTAGTATACTTGGGAGTATCTGTAGCAAAGAAGAGAACACCGATATTTCGACTCAAAGGAAGTAAGCGACGAGGATGGCGATTATTTCGACTCTGCCATGCCACGCCTCCTATAACTCCTTGAAGCCGTCCATCAACACATCATCGTCGGTCATGCCAAGTGTGATCACTGCGACAATGTCGAGTGCGCGACACTACCCTCATCGAGTGCGCCTAGACAGGCACATCACTTAATTAGGAGGACATGCATATGAAGCGGTTGGGGCGTGAGCCGGCGGCAAGTGCGCCGCCCTGTAGTGCCACGTTGACGATGCTCCTGTTCACGGCGCGGTGCAAGAACGGTTATGTACATATGAACAGGGCGGTGAGATATAACCAGGATGCTTTTTTCCTTTTCACCAAGTTGGAGATTAATAGTATTCTTCCCTCCGTTGCATAAAAAATGTGTTaattttatctaaatttagatgttgATAAATTTAATGTATATAAATGTGTCTAACTCTGAGAAAGTAGAGATAAAAATATAACACCGGTAGTGAAGGAATTGCTTTTTTTTTTATACCGGCAACATCGAGATACTTGTTCTACGCCAATTTCATTACACTACCGCACTACTATTAACAATTGCAATGGAGCAATAGCCTGTCGCTTCTCAAATTCAAATCTCAAATTGTATTGAGAATGTTGAAATAAGTGATAGGGTATTGAAAACAATAAGGTCGCCGATAGGGTAGACATCCTCCCACTGGGTGTTGAACAACATTGTATCAAGCGTCAAGCCTCGCCAGGATAGGCGGCTCCTCTTGTTCGCTGCTCCATGTAAATTTCCGACCTTGCATCAAGTCTTCAGGCTGATCATCATGGAAATCCAAGCGTCGCAAGCTGCAGGTTGTGTGGTTGGCTTTTAATTTGCCGTGGTATCTGTCTGTATAGTATGAAGTCCAGGCGTCCAGCTCAGGGCCTACGTGGTAGCTGTGCTTCTACAGCTTTTGCATGGGGGCATGGGGCTAGCCTCAAACCCCTGCACGATCTATGTACTCTATGTATTGAAAGCGAACAACATACTGCATCACGTACCTGGATCGTAGAGCGGCGTCATGGTTGGTCGCACTCACAAGAGATGGAGATCGAATCAGGGGTTTCCACCGCAAGATCGGTGCCATCGAGGCCCAGTTTGGGCCCTCGATAACAGACATGGTTGCCTCTCCCTCTCTTCGATCGAGGCCGCGCTGATCTCTCCATGGTCATCCGCGTAGAGCGAGCTTCGGCCACCTCAAAGTTGCCACGCCAGGTCAAGCTCGAGGAGGGCCGGCAATCATACGTACTTGCTAGCTGCGGAGTCTAACTCAGGCATGGGCAAGCAGGTCCTCGAGGTCCCGGTTGGACCGATCATAGTTGAGCGGAGCCATGGTTGGTCACCCACATAGTTGAGCGGAGCCATGGTTGGTCACCTACAGGAACGACGGCCGTGGCTATGTGCAGAGCGAGGGAGCGAGGCGACGGACGGGCAGAATGGAGGCGCCAGGAAGTCATGGTAAAAAAACAcgcgatttttttttaaataatacactttttaatATTAATTCCAGGAATAATAGCCGATTTCAGctaatttcagaaataatacaccgtccGGGTGGGGGAACCCGAATTTACAAAATCGGGTTTGAGGAACCCGAAATAAGGAAATCGGGTTTGGGGAACCCGAAATTAGGATTGTTCTGCGCCTTCTGCGCCGTGAtggaaaaaaaaaataaaaaaagcatAAATCGGGGTAGTTGAACCCGAATTCTGAAAATCGGGCAAGATGAACCCGATATCTAATAATCGGGCAATTTGAACCCGACTTCAATAAATCGGGTTTATTGAACCCGATTTTCTGCCCAGCACGAAATTTTCCCGCCTTTTCGCGTTCGCACCGCCGTGTTTCCCTCCCGCCTTTGCCGCCACCCTTCCCGCCACTTCTTCCCGCCACTCTTTCCCGCCATCATCTCCCGCCACTATCTCCCGCTAAATTTTCCCGCCACACTGTCGAATTTTTGCCTATAAAAGCAGGCATCGCTACTCTGGATTGCACAAGTTGTTGTATCTCAATTTTATCCCGTTTGCTCACTCTTAGCCATCATGAGTGTGCCGTGCTCTGACCAGGAGTTTAGGccggtgaaggcgaaggctgcaagtttacccccgggtgtgactgcggagcgttgttggtgcggccgtgttgctaaggttaagcaggtggaggatttctccgactggttcggcatgaaatttttcatgtgtgcgagctatgagcatgatccaccccgtagttcagcttcgtcgtccaccaggccgccGGTATGTTTCGACATAATTGTATGTTGGCTTAAATTTGTTTGTGAATTTGATTTAATCTTACTGTTTGTGTTGTAGTCTCCCCCGCCCCTATGcaaatggtttcactggatagacacggagcagccggattgggcgcgcgaggaggttgaggagaaacagcgccgtgcgtgggcaacgttctttgaggaggagcgttgggaaaaggttcgtgctaatgagaaagcagagcgagagaggcagatacagaaactaagggcggaacaagctcgtaaccgagaggtgaatcagaagaggatggatgatgaggctgcacgtaggtttgcagaggaagaggttcgcagggaggctcgtgaagcggaaaggaagagactaagggaaagagctgctgaagcgcaagcggcagaagaacgcggcgacaagtctggaaaatggccacggtggacgcagggaaagtagtgtgatgtgtcgtattggctatgtatcttaatttcagttgtatcttaaattccgttgtagtgtcgttgtatcttaaattccgttgtagtgATAAATCCTATTTCTATTTCAGCTGCAATGTATCTTCATTTCTGTTTTAGTATTATTGTTTCCCGCCTAATTTTTCCCGCTCAGTTTTTTCCCGCGTTTTACCCCCGCCGTAATCTCCCGCCAATTTTTCCCGCTCACTTTTTTTCCGCCTTTTACTCCCGCCCTAATCTCCCGCCAGTTTTTCCCGCTCACCTTTTCCCGCCGAAAGTCGTCCCTTCTAGCCTATAAAAACCCCCCAGTGTTTCCTTCTGTTTCAGTGTATTCTCTCAGCAAGATGGATCCCCCATATAAGAATCCCCCCCATCTTTTCACCGAATCCATGGCCAAACCTCTTCTAGACGAGGCCCGCAAAGTGATGAGGGAGAGTAAGGTAGACACATTTGAGGAGTTCATCAGTAGCGACGCCTTGCTCCGTAAGGTGGGTAGGGAGTTTGAGAAATATTCTTATGGGTGGCCATTGAAGAAGATGCCTGCTCGCAGCCCACGGGAGATAAGGTGtgagcttatcaggttgaatgagaaGTGGAAGTCACTAACTTGGAAGAATGAACGAGATAGGGAAAGAGATTTCAACTTTCCATGGCTGTGGACGGTTGAGAGTGAGGACGACGATGATATCTTTGAGCCTAGCAGCAAGGCGAAGaaagctgcatcgtcgaagggcaagagtgccaaGTCCTCGAAGGGGAAGAGTGCTGCACCACCGGtcatcgactcggacgacgacttcgagcctaGCACGAAGGCGAAGAAtgctgcatcgtcgaagggcaagagtgccaagtcctcaaagggcaagagtgctgcaccgccggtcgtcgactcggacgacgacttcgagcctaGCACCAAGGCCACGAAAGCTGCAGCATCGAAGGGCAAGGGAAAGGGTGTGCTGCGTTCTTAGTGTTCTAGTTATCAGTAGTCTCATGGATCTTGCAGTATGTTGTAGCGTTGTTGTACCATTTAATTTGTTAGAAGAGAGGTATGTTGTAGTGGTAAGTTGTATCTTAATTATCAGTTCATGTTGAATTTGAAATGTTTGTTGAATTTGAAATGTTTGTTGAACACAAATAGTAGTCATACATGGCGCATACAAATAGTAGTCATACATGGTGCATACAAATAGTAGTCATACATGGTGCATACAAATAGTACTCATACATGGTGCATACAAATAGTACTCATCTCACTGATCACGGCCCCTCCCTCCACCTCGCCTCGGTGGCGGTCGAGCCTGAAAAGGTGACGGCGAGTACATACGAACAGGTGGCTGGCGATGTCGGGGAGGAAGCATGTACCCCTGCTCGTGCTGACTGTACTGCGTGGGATCTGGAGGTGGAGTTTGCTGTTGACTTGAAATCCAGTCTTGATAGCTCTGCTGTGTTTCGTCCTGATCGTGAGCACTGGACCAGAAGGATCGTGATCCGGACCCCGTCGACATATGTCCCTCACCTTTGATTAGATAAAAAAACCGTTAGTCGATCATGAGGAAATTCACACATGGTGCACAATTAATATGGATAGTGATGAATTGCGTACCCTCTGGCTCATCCATACGGGGACGCCACCCGAAGTTAGGCATGGGAAATTGCTGCTCCATGCCGAAACCGGCACGCTGCCAATACTCGTAAGTAGGCTCCTGCTGCTGCTGGTTTTGCCACCCAGAACCTCCTGCCTGGTTAGGAGATGGTGGCCTCGGGCTCGGCGGTACCTCCATACGTGGGCGCGGGGCGTGCCGCGGCTGATGCACCTGCAAAGAGGGACGAGGTGGCCGCTGTGCTGCTCGGTACTCGGCAACATCCGAAGATCGCGTGCATGTGATAGTCGCGTAGATACGACGTAGTTTGTCCTGAAGACGCTGTGCAAAGGAGGCGTGGTGCTCATACCGTCCAAGAAGTGGGCCGGAGGAGAGCGAGCGTGCATACTGGGCGGCGTCATCTTGCAGCTCCGCCGTCAACACGGCCTACAATTGTGAGCTCAAATTAGTTATGTGTTggccaaatgtagaaaaaatatATTTGACTTACTGCGTGATGCCGAGTGCCTGAAGTGGAGTGACGAGGGTAGGTGTCCCACATTGTCGAGGGATCCCTCTGAACTGGGTCACACGCCTGGCTCAGCCGAAGTCGTGTCCTAGGCATGTATGCCCGCAAGTAGTGCTCAAATTCCTGAAGATCAAATGGCCCCATGGTGGCCCATGAAACTGCCGGCGCATTGGCCCAACCGGTGATGTATGGAGCGAGGAGTTGCAACCATCCAGCAGCAGTCTTATTCGCTCCTTTCCTGTTGTACCTGAAAAATGAAGACGAACATGTCTTAGGATAAAATTATGATTGTCCAACATGATGTAATAACTTTGGATAAATTTAAATTGTACTCacgcgtggacgcgtggtggtaGAGGAACTGTGGGAGGTGGTGGCTCGATCAGCTGACGCTGTCCAAACTGTCTCATGACCCTCTGCTGCGACATCTCCTCCACGAAGATATCGAAGATGATCTTCGCCTTCGTCATCCAGTAGGCCCAATCTCTGGTACACATGTTCGATATACCGCCTGGGTATGCCTCGTCGCGGTGGTCCTCACTGTATGGCTCCCAGGTGACATCGCTCTCTAGTAGTAGGTCAAACTGCTCTGTGAATGCTGGGTAGCAATTCCTTAGCTGATTATGCCCAAAATGTCTCTGCATAACATAACACAACTAAGTTAGTGTTACATCTTATATAAAAATATAAAGAAGGAGTAAATATTGCGAATACCTTCCGCGATGTCCATAGAGAACCAAACGTCGGCATGTCGATGCGCTCTGCGTCGTACAACTCGTCTGGCGGCCAAGATCCATCTCTAATCTCAGGACGGCCGATGGGAAACCTCGCCCATGACCAGAGCTGCAACAGGAGTGGACAACCAACGATGCCAGAACCATGCGAGGTTAGCTGGCAACCCTTACACATACCTCGGTACGTAGCGGCTAAGACCGCAGAACCCCAGCTCCTCTGAATGATGTGCTCTGCTTCGGTGGCCTCTGCTATCTCCTGAGCTATAGGGATGTACCGCGCACTGATCGTATTCCCGTGATTGTCCGTGAACATCGTCTTCCCGAGTAGCCACATGAGGTACGCCTCCAAGCTGCGAGTGATCTGGGCCGCAGTCATCGCTACATCGGGGTATCCGAACTGCTCGATCTGTCAAGAAATATTCAATGTTAGGACTACATATTACACGGTAATTAAGGCTTGATAAAATAAATGAAACTGTTACGAACCTGGAACTCGTGTAGCCACGCCTGACGAGGGCCGTGAGCCTCAAAAGAGATAGGCCCAACGCCGTGGCGAACACCAACGAAACGTGCATCCATGCTGTGCATCCATCCCACGGGTTCCTCCAATGGGCCGATGGGCTCACCAGCCAACGGAAGGCCCAGCAACATAGACACGTCCTGTAGAGTAGGAGCCATCTCACCCCAGCgaaagtggaaggtgtgagtctcGGGCCTCCATCGATCCACTAAGCAGGTGATCAAAGCAGCATCGTAGTTCAGACGCGAAACGTTCTCTCGGGCCTCCACTAATCGAGCGAAAGGTAGTAGTCCAGCCCACttcaacctgcaaaacaaatgaTGAAAAAGGTAAAGCAAGGTCCAATTCGAAGGTAAATTTCAAATTAAAGCTAAAACACCTACCTATCTTCCCACTGAGGGTGTATCATCCAGTTCTTCTTTGGAGTACGGGTCTGCAGTGGCTCCATGCTCTGCGGGTCAGCCTCGAAGTGCGATGCACGATGTTTCTGATCAATAAGTGGATCGAGCAACGATCGAGCCGCCATATCTGCATAAAGATATCACAAATTGCTGCATAgttcataaatattacaaattataacatagttcacaaatattacaaattatagcatagttcataaatattacaaattgtagcatagttcataaatattacaaattaaagcatagttcataaatattacaaattaAAGCATACTTCATAAGTATTACAAATATTACTATCTCCCTCTATTTCTTCCCCTCCCACGCCTTCCTCGGTTGCCTCGCCCACGGTTAGCCGCCGCCGCTGCAGCTGCTGGGTAGAAAGTGGGACATAGGGGGTCCCTGTGTCCAAATTGGTTGCACAGAAAACATTGCCTAGTTGGACCACCCGCTTCtgcttcatccatatcatttctaATGCGCCTTGTCTCCCGTCGACCTCTGTTCGTCCGCAATGATCTTGGGTCAGGGATGTACCGTCTTTCATTTGGTATCACCGTAGTAAAATTTCCCACAACTCTGTATCCGACCATCTCGCCGGTCCAGGTGTGCAGCACAGCCTCTTTCGCGTAATATGGAGAGACGAAAGAGATTGAGTCCAGCCCTAGTTGTCTGGTAGCTGCCAGCACATGGGAGCATGGAAGGTGAAGCAACCTCGGTTTGTTGCATGTGCAGTCACACGATGGCCATTCTTCATTTCCAATTCGACCTCATGTGTTCTCACCGCATTCACACAACCAAACTTGTCGGTTGGTAAGCGCACCTCAAACCTCCTTTCCTGATTACCGATGGCCGAACAGTGTGTGACATACCCTTCTCCATCTTCACATCCATATATTCCATAATGGCCTTACAGTAAGGAGTGTTTGGATTTTCAAGCATATGGTTCAAAGCCAACTCCCGTCTCTCTTTGAAATAATTCATAGTGCCATATAAAATACCCTCCACAAGGGCTGTCAGCGGCAATGCCCTATTTCCCCTAAGCACGAAGTTGTATGACTCAGCTAGGTTGGTAGTCATCACACCATACCTAGCTCCATGTGTGTCATGCAGCAAAGACCACCTTTCTAATGGCtcgtgctctatccactctgCAAATTTTTTAATCCGTCGTCCAGGCCTCCTTCTAGTATTGGGTGGGTCAAATCCAGGCAGGTCACATAGCCCAATAGGATCTGGCTCGGGGCCCTCTTGGAACCTCGTGTACCTGTGCCACAGCTGCTGCATGAGCTGCTACTAATGCAGCTCGGGCGGCTAACCTGTGCCGCACATGGTCCTTAGTGAACTCATCCAGCTTGCCGCGGAGAAAAGTGTACTTGCATGCTTGATTCTGCTTGCACAACTTCTTGAACAGATTCATAAGACCCTTGCTCCTAAACTGCGAGAAGAAATTGGCCCCCAGGTGGCGCATGCACCACCTACTCTGCATATCCTGCCATGGCGTCTCTTCATCGAGTCCGGCTTCTACGAGTCTTGATAGCCGCAAGTATACCTGCATGCACTGTCATGTAGCACGCACACATTTTCGCGATCTTTCACTATCGATTTTTTAACTGCTCGaagaaccataaccagctagCGGTGTTCTCGCTCTCAACAAATGCAAATGCGAGAGGCACACATCGATTGTTGCCATCCACTCCAATTGATGTCAGAATCTGTCCCTTGTACCTCCCAGTTAGAAAAGTTCCATCAACACACATCACCGGACGACAGTGCATGAAAGCCTCGATGCATATGCTGAATGCGAAAAACACCCTCTGCAGAACCCTGACATTAGGGAACTCTGGTATCACAAAGTCTTGTATGTCCACATGGGTGCCCGGATTCCGGTCCTTCAATGTGTGCAGGAGACGGACGACACCGTCATAAGCATCATAGAAGGTCCCGAATCTGTTCTCCAGTGCCGTCTGTTTAGCCCTCCATGCCTTGCCATATTCAATTACATACTTATATTGAAGGTGAACTCTATTCTGGATGGCTTTAACCCCCATTGCTGTATTCTCTACAATCTCCTTGTAGAACAGGCGAGCAATAAGAGTGGATGTAAGGTTTCGGTGATCCTTCAACATACTCGTAAGGACACATGTGTGCGGCACGAAGTCGCTCACCACCCATGTTGTGTCATACTTCGGACAGTACCCATGCACCCTTGATGGACATCTAGCATCGCTGCAGACCACTGTCAAGAATTTCTGACTTGAAACGGTGGTTCTGAATACCCTTTGTGTGTTCATTGCCCACTGAGTGATTGCTTCCTGCAGATGTCTCTTGTCAGCATATCTAGCACCAACTGAGATGGTGTTCATGCTGTACTCCCAGGCAGAATCATGCCGATCATCGACTATCATTGCCTCCGACAAATCATGGTTCCAAGAAGACGGGATCGGATCCGCCTCTTCGTTATCATCTGAAGTATCGGATCCACCGGATTCATCTGAGTCAACCTCATTGTCCAACAtccatcctcgtcttcctcgtccatcatgttctgcatctgttcttcttcttcgtccacgCTTTCAAGCTCAACAGTATCGTCATGACCACCTGCTGCATGGCTACTCTGCCCGGATTGGAAACTGCTGCCGCCAGTATCAGAACTTTGACTGCTCTGGCCTGGATGGAACGCACCCTCGCCTTCTTGGAAATTCACCACCTTCGCCTCGGGAAGCATTAAGGCGATGGGGTGAGTTCCCCTGCGCTCGCACGCTTCCAACCAGTGCACCCACTGAGAGGTCCGCTCAATCGGCTTCAACCGCCAGAAAATCTGGGTACTGGAGCTGCTCCACAAAGCATGCACACCAACAGTGTATGCTTCGGGATTAAGCCCGAAATTCACGGTCAACCACTCCTTCAACTGACTAACTCGCCATGTTTTTGGGTTTGTCAGATGCAAATCCTCACACTGAAACTCGCTCAGATCAGCTCCCATCGGAGTTGTTCGGACCGTGCCATGACCGAAGTAAACAACGAATTTTACTCTATCTGACATATCTGCTCACCTATACAAATTACAGACTCGTCAAAAAAATCTAGCACCTacactctaaaataaataaaaatctagCACCTGCAGTCCTAAATAAATACTATCTACCGGTACATATTACACTAACTAATGTGCGAAGCTAACGTACGCAACATGCATTATGATTACACCATCTAATACCAGAAattagggtttacccttgaaGCGTGCCAAACACCTCTGTCAGCAGCTCAGCTTCTCCACCCCGCAGCAGCTCCACCACCACgaagcagcagcaccaccaccagctccaccaccaccaccaccagctccacca
This Lolium perenne isolate Kyuss_39 chromosome 1, Kyuss_2.0, whole genome shotgun sequence DNA region includes the following protein-coding sequences:
- the LOC127312968 gene encoding uncharacterized protein, which codes for MTAAQITRSLEAYLMWLLGKTMFTDNHGNTISARYIPIAQEIAEATEAEHIIQRSWGSAVLAATYRGMCKGCQLTSHGSGIVGCPLLLQLWSWARFPIGRPEIRDGSWPPDELYDAERIDMPTFGSLWTSRKRHFGHNQLRNCYPAFTEQFDLLLESDVTWEPYSEDHRDEAYPGGISNMCTRDWAYWMTKAKIIFDIFVEEMSQQRVMRQFGQRQLIEPPPPTVPLPPRVHAYNRKGANKTAAGWLQLLAPYITGWANAPAVSWATMGPFDLQEFEHYLRAYMPRTRLRLSQACDPVQRDPSTMWDTYPRHSTSGTRHHAAVLTAELQDDAAQYARSLSSGPLLGRYEHHASFAQRLQDKLRRIYATITCTRSSDVAEYRAAQRPPRPSLQVHQPRHAPRPRMEVPPSPRPPSPNQAGGSGWQNQQQQEPTYEYWQRAGFGMEQQFPMPNFGWRPRMDEPEGEGHMSTGSGSRSFWSSAHDQDETQQSYQDWISSQQQTPPPDPTQYSQHEQGYMLPPRHRQPPVRMYSPSPFQARPPPRRGGGRGRDQ
- the LOC127304506 gene encoding uncharacterized protein, whose amino-acid sequence is MSVPCSDQEFRPVKAKAASLPPGVTAERCWCGRVAKVKQVEDFSDWFGMKFFMCASYEHDPPRSSASSSTRPPSPPPLCKWFHWIDTEQPDWAREEVEEKQRRAWATFFEEERWEKVRANEKAERERQIQKLRAEQARNREVNQKRMDDEAARRFAEEEVRREAREAERKRLRERAAEAQAAEERGDKSGKWPRWTQGK
- the LOC139833336 gene encoding uncharacterized protein; its protein translation is MLDNEVDSDESGGSDTSDDNEEADPIPSSWNHDLSEAMIVDDRHDSAWEYSMNTISVGARYADKRHLQEAITQWAMNTQRVFRTTVSSQKFLTVVCSDARCPSRVHGYCPKYDTTWVVSDFVPHTCVLTSMLKDHRNLTSTLIARLFYKEIVENTAMGVKAIQNRVHLQYKYVIEYGKAWRAKQTALENRFGTFYDAYDGVVRLLHTLKDRNPGTHVDIQDFVIPEFPNVRVLQRVFFAFSICIEAFMHCRPVMCVDGTFLTGRYKGQILTSIGVDGNNRCVPLAFAFVESENTASWLWFFEQLKNR